The genomic stretch TTGCTTTCTCTATACGAATTTCAAAATATCCTTTTATATTTGAAAGTTTTGATATATCAGAAATATTTTCAAATCTTCCCAAATAAATTAAATTATTCGAATATCTGAAATTTTTATAAAATATAGCCAAATTACCCCAAGGAGCATAATAAGTTATATCACCTGCTTTTGGAGTTATGCCGTCTGGTTCATTTTGAGTATTTAATTTTTTACTCAAATATGATATTTTCTCTGTACCATTAAAATCTTCAATCTTCAAATTCATAGGCAGAAGCGATAAAAAATCATTTCCAGCATTTGAATTTGTTATTAAAGCATAAACTTCATTATCATTAAATATTAATTTTACTTTTGTACTTTGTGTAAAAGCATTCATTGTAAATATACTCGATATAAGTAATATAAAAGCAATAGTATTTTTCATAAATAAATCTCTAGTAAAAGTATTTAATCATTTATTTTTATATTATTGATTAGTATAGCTGTAATATTCTTCATCAGTAACATGTTCCATCCAAGTAACATTGTTTCCGTTTGAATCACCTGTTATAGCAACATGTTTCATATAAGAATTTGGAGAAGCTCCATGCCAATGTTTAACATTTGAAGGGCAGTATAAAATATCTCCTGCTCTAAACTCCTGAATGGGTTTTCCTTCTTCTTGAGTAAGTCCTACACCTTCAACAACTATTAAATGCTGTCCTGCTGGGTGTGTATGCCATGCACTTCTTGCTCCCGGCTGAAATGTAACATAGGCTACTGAGAATTTAGATGTTTCATTAGGTGCTGTTATACTTTCAACTTCAACATCGCCTGTAAAATAGTCTGCTGAACCTTTAGATTTTTGACCATCGCCTTTTTTTATCAATACTGTTTCTTCTGGCGATTTTGCATATTCATAACCATTTGAAGCCTCTTTACTTCCTGCATTACATGATACAGCAGTAAATATTATTGATAAAGTAAAAGTAATTAGTAAATATTTTTTCATTTTCTCTCCTTTTTGTAAAAAATCTTTTATGATTATAGCATTAGAGTTCACTCCAATGTCAATATATAATTATGAGAAATTGAAAAAAAATAATTGAATTTTTTGTTATTGTGTTTGATTATTAAGAAGTTTTTTTATCAGTATTAATTTTGTTTATTTTTATTCTTAGAATTATTCCTATCAATGCTATTATGAATGTGATAAATAAAGCATGATACAAATTTAGTTTTATATCATATTTTAGAAAACTTATGTTGCTGAACTTTTTTGCTAAATCTATTAAAAGTGAAGAACAAAACTCTACTGTTAAAGCAGGATAAACTGATATAGGACTAAATATCACATATGAAACTATAGTTATTATCGATGATGAAAGTATTATAAATGATAAAGGCACTGCAAATATATTTGCTATTATAGAGGTTAGATTTAATATTGAAAAATGATATATGCTAAGTGGAAGAACTATGATAAGGGCAAATACATTGATAGATAAAAACGATAAAGATTTTATTATGATACTTTTTGTTATTTCTAAGACTTTATTATTAGTATTAATATTTTTTATATTTTTTATTACATAGAAATTAATAATAGGATAGTAAAGAATTATTCCCAAAGTTGCTAAAAATGAAAATTGGAAGCTAATATCTTTTATAGAATTAGGATTAAGCAGAAGTATTATTAAAGCAGATAAAAATAATGCATTAACAGAGTTTCTATTTCTATCAAAATAGTATGATATAGTAAAACATACTGCCATTATACTTGCTCTTATTATAGAAACAGAAAATAAAGTAATAGGCGGATATATTATTACTGTTATGATTGCTGATATTAATATTCTTTTGTAAAAGTTTAGATGGAA from Brachyspira murdochii DSM 12563 encodes the following:
- a CDS encoding cyclophilin-like fold protein — protein: MKNTIAFILLISSIFTMNAFTQSTKVKLIFNDNEVYALITNSNAGNDFLSLLPMNLKIEDFNGTEKISYLSKKLNTQNEPDGITPKAGDITYYAPWGNLAIFYKNFRYSNNLIYLGRFENISDISKLSNIKGYFEIRIEKAN
- a CDS encoding (R)-mandelonitrile lyase codes for the protein MKKYLLITFTLSIIFTAVSCNAGSKEASNGYEYAKSPEETVLIKKGDGQKSKGSADYFTGDVEVESITAPNETSKFSVAYVTFQPGARSAWHTHPAGQHLIVVEGVGLTQEEGKPIQEFRAGDILYCPSNVKHWHGASPNSYMKHVAITGDSNGNNVTWMEHVTDEEYYSYTNQ